Proteins encoded by one window of Superficieibacter sp. HKU1:
- a CDS encoding NCS2 family permease, which produces MSTPSARTGGSLDAWFKISARGSSVRQEVLAGLTTFLAMVYSVIVVPGMLGKAGFPPAAVFVATCLVAGVGSLLMGLWANLPLAIGCAISLTAFTAFSLVLGQHISIPVALGAVFLMGVLFTIISATGIRSWILRNLPQGIAHGTGIGIGLFLLLIAANGVGLVIKNPLDGLPVTLGHFASFPVIMSLIGLAMIIGLEKLKVPGGILLTIIGISIVGLLFDPNVHFSGIFAMPSLSDEHGNSLIGSLDIVGALNPVVLPSVLALVMTAVFDATGTIRAVAGQANLLDKDGQIINGGKALTTDSLSSVFSGLVGAAPAAVYIESAAGTAAGGKTGLTAIVVGILFLLILFLSPLSYLVPAYATAPALMYVGLLMLSNVARIDFADFVDAMCGLITAVFIVLTCNIVTGIMIGFAALVIGRIVSGEWRKLNLGTVIIAIALVAFYAGGWAI; this is translated from the coding sequence ATGTCTACGCCTTCAGCGCGTACCGGCGGTTCACTCGACGCCTGGTTTAAAATTTCTGCTCGTGGCAGCTCCGTTCGTCAGGAGGTTCTGGCGGGGTTAACCACTTTCCTGGCGATGGTGTATTCCGTCATCGTGGTACCGGGAATGCTCGGGAAAGCTGGCTTTCCGCCTGCCGCCGTCTTTGTGGCGACCTGTCTGGTGGCGGGCGTTGGTTCTTTATTAATGGGCCTGTGGGCCAATCTGCCGCTGGCAATCGGCTGCGCTATCTCTCTGACCGCCTTTACCGCGTTCAGCCTGGTGCTGGGTCAACATATCAGCATTCCGGTGGCGCTGGGTGCCGTCTTCCTGATGGGTGTGCTGTTTACCATTATTTCGGCGACCGGTATTCGTAGCTGGATCCTACGTAACCTGCCGCAGGGTATTGCACACGGTACCGGAATTGGTATCGGTCTGTTCCTGCTGCTGATTGCCGCCAACGGTGTGGGTCTGGTCATCAAGAACCCGCTGGACGGGCTGCCGGTTACGCTGGGCCATTTCGCCAGCTTCCCGGTGATTATGTCGCTGATTGGTCTGGCGATGATTATCGGCCTCGAAAAACTGAAAGTACCGGGCGGCATTTTGCTGACCATTATCGGCATTTCTATCGTCGGTCTGCTGTTTGATCCGAACGTCCATTTCTCGGGGATTTTTGCTATGCCATCGCTGAGCGATGAGCACGGTAACTCGCTGATTGGCAGCCTGGATATTGTGGGCGCGCTGAATCCTGTGGTGCTGCCAAGCGTGCTGGCGCTGGTCATGACCGCCGTCTTCGATGCCACCGGCACCATTCGCGCGGTGGCCGGACAGGCAAATTTGCTGGATAAAGACGGGCAGATTATCAACGGTGGCAAAGCGCTGACCACCGACTCCCTGAGCAGCGTCTTCTCCGGCCTGGTCGGTGCAGCTCCGGCAGCGGTCTATATCGAATCTGCGGCAGGGACGGCGGCAGGCGGTAAAACCGGTCTGACGGCAATTGTGGTCGGCATTCTGTTCCTGCTGATCCTGTTCCTTTCTCCGCTGTCTTATCTTGTTCCGGCCTATGCAACCGCACCGGCACTGATGTATGTCGGCCTGCTGATGTTAAGCAATGTGGCACGAATCGACTTTGCCGACTTTGTTGATGCCATGTGCGGTCTGATCACCGCCGTGTTTATCGTTCTGACCTGTAACATTGTGACCGGCATCATGATCGGTTTTGCGGCGCTGGTGATTGGCCGTATCGTGTCGGGCGAATGGCGTAAGCTGAACCTTGGCACCGTGATCATCGCGATTGCACTGGTGGCTTTTTATGCAGGCGGCTGGGCTATTTAA
- the aphA gene encoding acid phosphatase AphA translates to MRKIFTALSAACLALALNGTVVARASTPSPLYTGTNVARLAEQAPVHWVSVAQIENSLTGRPPMAVGFDIDDTVLFSSPGFWRGKETYSPDSDDYLHNPAFWEKMNNGWDAFSIPKEVARGLIAMHVKRGDRIYFITGRSQTQTETVSKTLQDDFSIPAANMNPVIFAGDKAGQNTKTQWLQDKQINVFYGDSDNDITAAQETGARAIRVLRASNSTYKPLPQAGMFGEEVIANSEY, encoded by the coding sequence ATGCGCAAAATTTTTACGGCGCTGAGTGCCGCCTGCCTGGCGCTGGCACTCAATGGTACTGTCGTCGCCCGCGCCTCCACGCCTTCTCCGCTGTACACAGGCACCAACGTTGCCAGACTCGCTGAACAAGCCCCTGTTCACTGGGTTTCCGTGGCGCAAATCGAAAATAGCCTGACGGGACGCCCGCCGATGGCCGTGGGTTTTGATATCGACGACACCGTGTTGTTCTCAAGCCCTGGCTTCTGGCGCGGTAAAGAAACGTACTCGCCAGACAGCGACGATTATCTGCACAATCCGGCTTTCTGGGAAAAAATGAATAACGGCTGGGATGCGTTCAGTATTCCAAAAGAGGTAGCGCGTGGGCTGATTGCTATGCATGTTAAACGCGGCGACCGTATTTATTTCATCACCGGACGCAGCCAGACCCAGACCGAAACGGTATCAAAAACGCTGCAGGACGATTTTTCTATTCCGGCGGCAAACATGAATCCGGTCATTTTCGCAGGCGATAAAGCAGGCCAGAATACCAAAACCCAGTGGTTGCAGGATAAGCAAATCAACGTGTTCTACGGCGATTCTGATAACGACATCACTGCCGCGCAGGAGACAGGGGCGCGGGCGATCCGGGTGTTACGCGCCTCCAACTCGACCTATAAACCGCTGCCACAGGCTGGCATGTTTGGCGAGGAAGTGATTGCTAACTCCGAATACTAA
- a CDS encoding glutathione S-transferase — protein sequence MLKVHHLNQSRSQRVLWALEELNQPYEIVRYERKKTMLAPESLKKVHPLGKSPVLEDDGLIIAESGAILEYLEEYYDPAHQLQPQDKAQKLQYRFWLHYAEGSLMPLLLMKLVFGRLGKPPVPFGLRTLGNALGQGVQKAYLNKQIETHARFIESELAHKPWFAGDNLSMADVQMSFPVFALLSRGGIDNLPNLNAWKKRVEMRPAWKHAIEKGGPFTLPGE from the coding sequence ATGCTGAAGGTGCACCATCTGAATCAGTCACGCTCACAACGCGTGCTCTGGGCGCTTGAAGAATTAAATCAGCCCTATGAGATCGTGCGTTACGAGCGCAAAAAAACCATGCTCGCTCCGGAATCCCTTAAAAAGGTGCATCCGCTGGGTAAATCGCCGGTGCTTGAAGATGACGGGCTGATTATTGCCGAATCCGGGGCCATCCTTGAGTATCTCGAAGAGTATTACGATCCTGCCCACCAGCTTCAGCCGCAGGATAAGGCGCAGAAATTACAGTATCGTTTCTGGCTGCATTATGCCGAAGGATCGCTGATGCCCCTGCTATTAATGAAGCTGGTCTTTGGCCGGCTGGGCAAACCGCCGGTACCGTTTGGACTTCGTACGCTCGGCAACGCGTTGGGTCAGGGCGTGCAGAAGGCGTACCTGAATAAGCAGATTGAGACCCACGCGCGTTTTATCGAATCTGAACTGGCACATAAGCCGTGGTTTGCAGGTGACAACCTGAGTATGGCGGACGTGCAGATGAGCTTTCCGGTATTTGCGCTGCTATCGCGCGGCGGCATCGATAATTTACCAAATCTGAACGCCTGGAAAAAGCGGGTGGAAATGCGTCCGGCATGGAAACACGCTATTGAAAAAGGCGGGCCGTTCACCTTGCCAGGCGAATAA
- a CDS encoding YjcB family protein, with translation MATITTSVVLLRWPLVSAGLMFLASTLNIQFRKADYIGLAVISTLLGMIAACWFATNLLGITMADVSLIWGNVKNVMVETMGQMPPEWPVVMT, from the coding sequence ATGGCCACCATTACTACCAGCGTGGTGTTGCTGCGCTGGCCTCTGGTAAGCGCCGGGCTGATGTTTTTAGCCAGCACATTGAACATTCAGTTCCGCAAAGCGGACTATATTGGTTTGGCCGTCATCAGCACGCTGCTGGGTATGATTGCCGCCTGCTGGTTTGCGACCAACCTGCTGGGGATCACAATGGCAGATGTCTCTCTGATTTGGGGCAATGTAAAAAATGTGATGGTCGAAACGATGGGGCAAATGCCGCCGGAATGGCCAGTGGTCATGACCTGA
- a CDS encoding EAL domain-containing protein yields MNHSVQRKVLRVLGIIMVVLLPVMLALWFAHLRAVSETRDQLRSFARLALNKTEKVIRQADLARDAAGQFHGDICSVRHQQQMLNIVHGRLYVDDLIYAEGDRFLCSTSLHPAQPYQMPRQNYWRKPDTFIYYYRDTPFYPGYKMNYMQRGNYVAVINPLSYSEVISEDQSLAYGVYDTVTNAFFSVSEQADPAILKKLLLNKDYTFQYNGRFYTIARSERRPIAIIVSTVSSRFHDNFYHQATLTLPLGLICSMLILLVWARTHREFNSPRRLLQRALQKRQLRLHYQPIIDIKNNQCVGAEALLRWPGFEGQVMSPAEFIPLAEKEGLIEHVTDYVVEEVFTDLGEFLAAHPQLYISINLSASDFHSSRLIALISDKAQKYSVLAQQIKIEVTERGFIDVPKTTPVIQAFRQAGYEVAIDDFGTGYSNLHNLYSLNVDILKIDKSFIDNLSTNNLIAEHIVEMAQSLRLKTIAEGVETAEQVSWLLKRGVQYCQGWHFAKAMPPHEFILWLQQPIRLLKPRKRHAEI; encoded by the coding sequence ATGAACCATAGCGTGCAACGCAAGGTGCTGAGAGTCCTCGGGATCATCATGGTGGTTTTACTGCCGGTGATGCTTGCGCTATGGTTTGCTCATTTAAGAGCCGTTTCAGAAACACGCGATCAGCTGCGCTCATTTGCCCGACTTGCGCTCAATAAAACGGAAAAAGTAATTCGTCAGGCCGATCTTGCACGCGATGCCGCCGGGCAATTCCACGGTGACATTTGCAGCGTCCGGCATCAGCAACAAATGTTGAATATAGTTCATGGCCGACTATACGTTGATGATTTAATCTACGCTGAAGGCGATCGTTTTTTATGCTCGACTTCTCTTCATCCAGCACAGCCATATCAGATGCCGCGACAGAATTACTGGCGCAAGCCTGATACCTTTATTTACTACTACCGGGATACTCCGTTTTATCCTGGTTATAAAATGAACTATATGCAGCGCGGGAATTATGTTGCTGTTATTAATCCTCTGTCCTACAGTGAAGTTATCTCGGAAGATCAGTCGCTGGCGTACGGAGTATACGATACGGTCACTAATGCGTTTTTTTCGGTAAGTGAGCAGGCCGATCCTGCGATATTAAAAAAACTGTTGCTTAATAAAGACTACACCTTTCAGTATAACGGACGCTTTTATACTATTGCGCGATCTGAACGACGGCCAATCGCTATTATTGTTTCAACAGTATCATCCCGCTTTCATGATAACTTCTACCATCAGGCAACGCTTACGCTCCCTCTGGGACTGATTTGCAGTATGCTGATCCTGCTCGTCTGGGCGCGAACGCATCGGGAGTTTAACTCCCCGCGCCGTCTGCTACAGCGTGCGCTTCAGAAACGCCAGCTTCGTTTGCACTACCAGCCTATTATCGATATCAAAAATAACCAGTGCGTTGGCGCAGAAGCACTTTTGCGCTGGCCGGGGTTTGAAGGGCAGGTAATGAGCCCGGCGGAGTTTATTCCGCTGGCAGAAAAAGAAGGGCTGATTGAACATGTTACGGATTACGTCGTGGAAGAAGTGTTTACCGATTTAGGTGAGTTTCTTGCCGCGCATCCGCAGCTTTATATCTCAATCAACTTATCCGCCTCGGATTTCCACTCCTCGCGTTTAATCGCGTTAATCTCTGATAAAGCACAGAAATATTCGGTCCTGGCCCAGCAAATCAAAATTGAAGTGACCGAACGTGGGTTTATTGACGTGCCAAAAACGACACCGGTTATTCAGGCGTTTCGTCAGGCCGGTTATGAAGTGGCAATTGATGATTTCGGCACCGGCTATTCTAATCTGCACAACCTCTATTCGCTCAATGTGGACATATTAAAAATTGATAAATCATTTATTGATAACTTAAGCACCAATAATTTGATTGCTGAGCATATTGTTGAAATGGCACAGAGTTTACGCCTGAAAACCATTGCTGAGGGTGTGGAAACGGCTGAGCAGGTGTCCTGGTTATTGAAACGTGGCGTTCAGTATTGTCAGGGCTGGCACTTTGCGAAAGCGATGCCGCCCCACGAGTTTATTCTCTGGCTCCAGCAACCGATAAGATTGCTGAAGCCGCGTAAGCGTCACGCTGAAATCTGA
- a CDS encoding MmcQ/YjbR family DNA-binding protein yields MTDSELLQYCMAKPGAEQSVHSDWKATQIKVADVLFAMVKIVEDRPAISLKTSPELAELLRNEHKDVRPSKHLNKAHWSTVYLDGTLPASQIYYLVDASYQQAIATLPEDKRKLLAR; encoded by the coding sequence ATGACCGATTCGGAACTCTTACAATACTGTATGGCAAAACCCGGCGCGGAACAGAGCGTACACAGCGACTGGAAAGCCACGCAGATTAAAGTCGCAGATGTCCTTTTTGCGATGGTCAAAATAGTGGAAGACCGCCCGGCGATTTCTCTGAAAACCAGCCCCGAGCTGGCAGAGCTATTACGTAATGAACATAAAGACGTGCGGCCCAGCAAGCACCTTAATAAAGCCCACTGGAGCACGGTGTATCTCGACGGCACGCTCCCGGCATCGCAGATTTATTATCTGGTCGATGCTTCTTATCAGCAGGCCATCGCAACGCTACCGGAAGATAAACGTAAACTGCTGGCGCGCTGA
- a CDS encoding secondary thiamine-phosphate synthase enzyme YjbQ, whose product MWYQQTLTLRAQPRGFHLVTDEVLGQIPELSRVNIGLLHLLLQHTSASLTLNENCDPSVRRDMERHFLKNIPDNAAYEHDYEGADDMPSHIKSSTLGVSLLLPVKNGRVQLGTWQGIWLGEHRIHGGSRHIIATLQGE is encoded by the coding sequence ATGTGGTATCAGCAAACCCTGACGTTACGCGCGCAGCCGCGTGGATTTCACCTGGTAACGGATGAAGTGCTGGGGCAAATTCCAGAACTGTCACGCGTTAACATCGGCTTGCTGCATCTGCTGCTTCAACACACTTCAGCCTCCCTGACCCTCAATGAGAACTGCGATCCGAGCGTTCGACGCGATATGGAACGGCATTTTCTCAAAAATATCCCCGATAACGCCGCGTATGAACATGATTATGAAGGGGCAGACGATATGCCCTCGCATATCAAATCGTCAACGCTGGGCGTTTCCCTGCTACTGCCGGTGAAAAATGGGCGCGTGCAACTCGGCACCTGGCAGGGGATTTGGCTGGGAGAACATCGTATTCACGGCGGTTCGCGTCATATTATCGCGACCCTGCAAGGAGAATAA
- the ssb1 gene encoding single-stranded DNA-binding protein SSB1: protein MASRGVNKVILVGNLGQDPEVRYLPSGGAVANFTLATSESWRDKQTGETKEQTEWHRVVMFGKLAEVAGEYLRKGSQVYIEGQLRTRKWTDQSGQERYTTEINVPQIGGVMQMLGGRPQGGGAPAGGGQQGGWGQPQQPQQQSQGGNQFSGGAQSRPQQQQSAPAQSNEPPMDFDDDIPF, encoded by the coding sequence ATGGCCAGTAGAGGCGTAAATAAGGTGATTCTCGTCGGTAATCTGGGGCAGGACCCGGAAGTACGCTACTTGCCGAGTGGTGGCGCAGTTGCCAACTTCACGCTGGCTACTTCCGAATCCTGGCGTGATAAGCAGACCGGTGAGACGAAAGAGCAGACAGAATGGCACCGCGTGGTGATGTTCGGCAAACTGGCGGAAGTGGCCGGGGAATATCTGCGTAAAGGTTCTCAGGTGTATATTGAAGGGCAGCTACGTACCCGCAAATGGACCGATCAGAGTGGTCAGGAACGCTATACCACCGAGATTAACGTCCCGCAGATTGGCGGCGTAATGCAGATGCTGGGCGGACGTCCGCAGGGTGGCGGCGCGCCGGCAGGCGGCGGTCAGCAGGGCGGTTGGGGTCAGCCTCAACAGCCACAGCAGCAGTCGCAGGGCGGCAACCAGTTCAGCGGCGGCGCACAGTCTCGTCCGCAACAGCAGCAGTCCGCCCCGGCACAGTCTAACGAACCGCCGATGGACTTTGACGACGATATTCCGTTCTAA
- the uvrA gene encoding excinuclease ABC subunit UvrA, producing MDKIEVRGARTHNLKNINLVIPRDKLIVVTGLSGSGKSSLAFDTLYAEGQRRYVESLSAYARQFLSLMEKPDVDHIEGLSPAISIEQKSTSHNPRSTVGTITEIHDYLRLLFARVGEPRCPDHDVPLAAQTVSQMVDNVLSQPEEKRLMLLAPIIKERKGEHTKTLENLASQGYIRARIDGEVCDLSDPPSLELQKKHTIEVVIDRFKVREDLAQRLAESFETALELSGGTAIVADMDDPKAEELLFSANFACPICGYSMRELEPRLFSFNNPAGACPTCDGLGVQQYFDPDRVLQNPELSLAGGAIRGWDRRNFYYFQMLRSLAEHYKFDVDAPWGSLSASVHKVILFGSGKESIEFKYMNDRGDTSVRRHPFEGVLHNMERRYKETESSAVREELAKYISNRPCATCEGTRLRREARHVFVENTALPTISDMSIGHAMDFFTNLKLSGQRAKIAEKVLKEIGDRLKFLVNVGLNYLTLSRSAETLSGGEAQRIRLASQIGAGLVGVMYVLDEPSIGLHQRDNERLLGTLVHLRDLGNTVIVVEHDEDAIRAADHVIDIGPGAGVHGGQVVAEGPLDAIMAVPESLTGQFMSGKRKIEVPKERVKADPEKVLRLTGARGNNLKDVTLTLPVGLFTCVTGVSGSGKSTLINDTLFPIAQRQLNGATIIEPAPYRDVQGLEHFDKVIDIDQSPIGRTPRSNPATYTGVFTPVRELFAGVPESRSRGYTPGRFSFNVRGGRCEACQGDGVIKVEMHFLPDIYVPCDQCKGKRYNRETLEVKYKGKSIHEVLDMTIEEAREFFDAVPALARKLQTLIDVGLSYIRLGQAATTLSGGEAQRVKLARELSKRGTGQTLYILDEPTTGLHFADIQQLLEVLHQLRDQGNTIVVIEHNLDVIKTADWIVDLGPEGGSGGGEILVSGTPETVAECEASHTARFLKPML from the coding sequence ATGGATAAGATAGAAGTTCGGGGCGCACGTACCCACAATCTAAAAAACATCAACCTCGTCATCCCTCGCGACAAACTGATTGTCGTCACCGGGCTTTCGGGTTCAGGCAAATCCTCTCTGGCTTTTGACACGTTATACGCTGAAGGGCAACGTCGCTACGTCGAGTCCCTCTCCGCCTATGCGCGTCAGTTCCTGTCACTGATGGAAAAGCCGGATGTCGATCATATTGAAGGATTATCGCCAGCGATTTCTATTGAACAGAAATCAACGTCGCATAACCCGCGTTCTACCGTGGGGACGATTACCGAGATCCACGATTACCTGCGTCTGCTATTTGCCCGCGTGGGCGAGCCGCGCTGTCCGGATCACGACGTGCCGCTGGCCGCGCAAACCGTCAGCCAGATGGTCGATAACGTGCTGTCACAGCCTGAGGAAAAGCGGCTGATGCTGCTCGCGCCCATCATTAAAGAGCGTAAGGGCGAGCATACTAAGACCCTGGAAAATCTTGCGAGCCAGGGATATATCCGCGCCAGGATTGACGGCGAGGTCTGCGATCTCTCCGATCCCCCTTCGCTGGAGCTGCAAAAAAAACACACCATTGAAGTCGTGATCGACCGCTTTAAGGTACGTGAAGATCTTGCGCAGCGTCTGGCTGAGTCTTTTGAGACCGCGCTGGAACTCTCCGGCGGGACGGCGATCGTTGCCGATATGGACGATCCAAAAGCGGAAGAACTGCTCTTCTCCGCCAACTTTGCCTGCCCGATTTGCGGCTACAGCATGCGCGAGCTTGAACCGCGCCTGTTCTCGTTTAATAACCCGGCAGGCGCGTGTCCAACCTGTGACGGGCTGGGCGTGCAGCAGTATTTCGATCCCGATCGCGTGCTGCAAAACCCGGAGCTGTCGCTGGCGGGCGGGGCGATCCGCGGCTGGGATCGCCGTAACTTTTACTATTTCCAGATGCTGCGCTCGCTGGCGGAGCATTACAAATTCGACGTCGATGCACCGTGGGGCAGCCTGAGCGCCAGCGTGCATAAGGTCATTCTCTTTGGTTCCGGTAAAGAATCAATTGAATTCAAATACATGAACGATCGCGGCGATACCTCCGTGCGTCGTCATCCGTTTGAAGGCGTGCTGCATAATATGGAGCGTCGCTATAAAGAGACCGAATCCAGCGCGGTGCGCGAGGAGCTGGCAAAGTACATCAGCAACCGTCCGTGCGCCACCTGTGAAGGAACGCGTCTGCGTCGCGAAGCGCGTCACGTGTTTGTTGAAAACACCGCGCTACCGACCATCTCTGATATGAGCATCGGTCATGCCATGGACTTCTTCACTAATCTGAAGCTGTCCGGCCAGCGGGCAAAAATCGCTGAGAAAGTGCTCAAAGAGATTGGCGATCGTCTGAAATTCCTGGTGAACGTCGGCCTGAACTACCTGACGCTTTCACGCTCGGCAGAAACGCTTTCCGGCGGTGAGGCGCAGCGTATTCGTCTGGCAAGCCAGATTGGCGCGGGCCTGGTGGGCGTGATGTACGTGCTGGATGAGCCCTCTATCGGCCTGCACCAGCGCGATAACGAACGTCTGCTGGGGACGCTGGTGCATTTGCGCGATCTTGGCAATACCGTGATTGTGGTCGAGCATGATGAAGACGCAATTCGGGCCGCGGATCACGTGATTGATATCGGCCCCGGCGCGGGGGTTCACGGTGGTCAGGTGGTGGCTGAAGGGCCGCTGGACGCTATCATGGCGGTACCGGAATCGTTAACCGGCCAGTTTATGAGCGGCAAGCGCAAAATCGAGGTGCCGAAGGAGCGGGTAAAAGCCGATCCGGAGAAAGTGCTGCGGTTGACCGGCGCACGCGGCAATAACCTGAAAGACGTTACCCTGACGCTGCCGGTGGGGCTGTTTACCTGCGTGACCGGTGTTTCCGGCTCCGGTAAATCGACCTTAATCAACGATACCCTGTTCCCGATTGCTCAGCGTCAGCTGAACGGTGCCACCATCATCGAACCAGCGCCGTACCGTGATGTACAGGGTCTGGAGCATTTCGATAAAGTTATCGACATCGACCAGAGTCCTATCGGTCGTACGCCGCGCTCTAACCCGGCGACCTACACCGGCGTCTTTACGCCAGTGCGCGAACTGTTTGCCGGCGTGCCGGAATCCCGTTCGCGTGGTTATACGCCAGGACGTTTCAGCTTTAACGTGCGTGGTGGGCGCTGTGAAGCCTGTCAGGGCGATGGTGTCATCAAGGTTGAGATGCACTTCCTGCCGGACATTTATGTGCCGTGCGACCAGTGTAAAGGCAAGCGCTATAACCGTGAAACGCTTGAGGTGAAGTACAAAGGCAAGAGCATTCACGAAGTGCTGGATATGACCATCGAAGAAGCGCGTGAGTTCTTTGATGCCGTACCAGCGCTGGCGCGTAAGCTCCAGACGTTGATTGACGTGGGCCTGTCGTACATTCGTCTCGGTCAGGCGGCAACAACGCTTTCCGGCGGTGAGGCCCAGCGCGTGAAGCTGGCGCGTGAGCTGTCGAAGCGCGGCACCGGGCAGACGCTGTATATCCTTGATGAGCCAACCACCGGTCTGCACTTTGCCGATATTCAGCAACTGCTGGAAGTGCTGCACCAGTTACGTGATCAGGGCAATACCATTGTGGTCATTGAGCACAACCTTGATGTGATCAAGACCGCCGACTGGATTGTCGACCTTGGTCCGGAAGGCGGCAGCGGCGGCGGTGAAATCCTCGTCTCCGGCACGCCGGAAACGGTGGCGGAGTGCGAAGCTTCGCACACCGCGCGCTTCCTCAAACCAATGCTGTAA
- the soxS gene encoding superoxide response transcriptional regulator SoxS — MSHREIIQTLIEWIDEHIDQPLNIDMVARKSGYSKWYLQRMFRAVMHQTLGGYIRQRRLLMAAEALRTTQRPIFDIAMDLGYVSQQTFSRVFRREFDRTPTDYRHQISA, encoded by the coding sequence ATGTCGCATCGTGAAATTATTCAAACGCTGATTGAATGGATTGATGAGCATATCGATCAACCACTTAACATCGATATGGTTGCCAGAAAATCAGGCTATTCGAAGTGGTATTTGCAACGGATGTTCCGGGCGGTGATGCATCAGACGCTGGGTGGTTACATCCGCCAGCGGCGTTTATTGATGGCAGCAGAAGCGTTGCGCACTACGCAGCGGCCGATTTTTGATATCGCGATGGACTTAGGCTATGTCTCCCAGCAGACCTTTTCCCGCGTGTTCCGCCGCGAGTTTGATCGTACGCCGACGGATTATCGTCATCAGATTTCAGCGTGA
- the soxR gene encoding redox-sensitive transcriptional activator SoxR has protein sequence MEKRSPRIKAMLTPGEVARRSGVAVSALHFYESKGLIKSVRNSGNQRRYSRDVLRYVAIIKIAQRIGIPLSTIGESFGVLPEGHNLSAKEWQHLSSQWREELDRRIHTLVALRDQLDGCIGCGCLSRRDCPLRNPGDKLGEEGTGARLLEEE, from the coding sequence ATGGAAAAGAGATCACCCCGGATTAAAGCGATGCTGACGCCCGGCGAAGTTGCCAGGCGTAGCGGCGTTGCCGTCTCGGCCCTGCATTTCTATGAAAGCAAAGGGCTGATTAAAAGCGTGCGCAATAGCGGCAATCAGCGGCGTTATTCCCGTGATGTGCTGCGCTATGTGGCAATCATCAAGATTGCACAGCGCATTGGCATTCCGCTCTCCACGATTGGCGAATCGTTTGGCGTTTTGCCGGAAGGGCATAATCTGAGCGCCAAAGAGTGGCAGCACCTTTCATCACAGTGGCGGGAAGAACTGGATCGACGCATACACACTCTGGTGGCATTGCGCGATCAGCTGGATGGCTGTATCGGCTGCGGCTGTCTTTCCCGTCGCGACTGCCCGCTGCGTAACCCCGGCGATAAACTGGGAGAAGAAGGGACCGGTGCACGCCTGCTGGAAGAAGAATAA